A portion of the Homalodisca vitripennis isolate AUS2020 chromosome 2, UT_GWSS_2.1, whole genome shotgun sequence genome contains these proteins:
- the LOC124353902 gene encoding IQ and ubiquitin-like domain-containing protein, with the protein MSGNKKQNKIETPKEHEVVKQDESIITAVEEMSGSEYMANHIEKPRANKETREEKIIAQESTDQTGDEGKDIDDDGPKSTTSKEEGSPEKELSSSPSLLDKEEFGILGESRVVNTGAQNTPNQEVVTVKFLLDNSETFASAFKITSNIQEVKERLSDVLNMNIDSIKLEKDGFDVDDWLPLQGLGVEPFGSLELRLTSTHPGRMITAGSVSEYIPTVDVITVHVWQDGAFKDVIVEIENQSCQKEWLGGYRNKLTKLEYHHASTQTAPRERKVFDYPEPGVIIPLLFHRDTQTPFPLREVKVDTSVDKATQLWRSDLYIPVDRDKILTSKPFQSYSEWLLINNVEEKVIKLQRAVRHWLHRVRVNRLMIIQKYLLDDVKRQRIQMMKEQAEKEEKIMTDPFPSNRDDFYMLYLMVGKWWQKEWQRICDMKTDEPKKAEFVALLDKEIKLLSAIEKHRIEVKQQMMKKQQLRFLEMSSRPLTFRNARGHLTTIDDPATQRAREFKEIYMNLVRKDVSPKDRIDFLLTLKQLMSNYTAYEYTKDITKLIDREINLIAIGTKDSDLKLLRKRIEQLYMDFLHQPQFNPKVASYKKPNWSKKHDALYKCTRCMKLLPASRYPVHTRMKAYTVCKSCDWLQNIGHQRIDMTPFTRLLKQVQTSEMQKNCYSSVCFVFQQIGMFFLTSVIWHGHSAISECRDLAKLSHVRWMRDVEWAPWNTILLTEEEATCHLNIANVNEFYNKDFIEAVKQKHILARIHFTPLLKTDHHLRSTGVWQNITNIVPPVQASPTPLNPQVIFKE; encoded by the coding sequence ATGTCAGGAAATAAGAAACAGAACAAAATTGAGACACCTAAAGAGCATGAAGTTGTGAAACAGGATGAGTCCATCATAACTGCAGTTGAAGAGATGTCAGGATCTGAATACATGGCTAACCATATAGAAAAACCCAGAGCGAACAAAGAAACAAGGGAGGAAAAGATTATTGCACAGGAAAGTACCGACCAGACGGGCGATGAAGGAAAGGATATTGACGACGATGGACCCAAGAGTACAACATCAAAAGAAGAAGGATCACCTGAAAAAGAACTCAGTTCTTCACCTTCTTTACTTGACAAAGAAGAATTTGGAATCTTGGGAGAATCTAGAGTTGTGAACACTGGTGCTCAGAATACTCCGAATCAAGAAGTAGTTACAGTAAAATTTCTTCTTGATAATTCTGAAACATTTGCCAGTGCCTTTAAAATAACCTCAAATATCCAAGAGGTAAAAGAGCGACTCTCCGACGTTTTGAACATGAACATTGACTCAATAAAGTTGGAGAAAGATGGGTTTGATGTAGATGACTGGCTTCCCTTGCAAGGATTAGGTGTGGAGCCTTTCGGTTCATTGGAACTGAGATTGACTTCGACTCACCCGGGACGAATGATAACAGCTGGAAGTGTGAGTGAATACATCCCAACTGTGGATGTGATCACGGTTCATGTCTGGCAAGATGGCGCATTTAAAGATGTCATTgttgaaattgaaaatcaaaGCTGCCAAAAGGAATGGTTGGGAGGTTATCGGAACAAATTGACAAAACTAGAGTACCATCATGCGTCCACACAGACAGCTCCAAGGGAGAGAAAGGTTTTTGACTATCCAGAACCTGGTGTTATTATCCCACTTCTATTTCACAGAGATACTCAGACCCCTTTTCCACTGAGAGAAGTAAAAGTCGATACGTCAGTCGACAAAGCAACACAATTGTGGCGGAGCGACTTGTACATACCAGTTGACAGAGATAAAATCCTTACGTCAAAACCATTCCAGTCCTACTCGGAATGGTTGCTGATTAATAATGTTGAAGAGAAAGTTATTAAACTTCAGAGAGCGGTGAGGCACTGGCTTCACCGAGTCAGGGTCAACAGGTTAATGATCATTCAAAAATACCTGTTAGATGATGTGAAGCGGCAGAGGATCCAGATGATGAAAGAACAAGCGGAAAAGGAAGAAAAGATAATGACTGATCCCTTTCCCTCCAACCGTGATGATTTCTATATGCTCTACTTGATGGTGGGAAAGTGGTGGCAAAAAGAGTGGCAACGGATTTGTGACATGAAGACAGATGAGCCGAAGAAGGCCGAGTTTGTTGCTCTGTtggataaagaaataaaactactttCCGCCATTGAGAAACACAGGATTGAAGTCAAACAACAAATGATGAAAAAGCAACAATTAAGGTTTTTGGAGATGTCATCGCGACCTTTGACTTTTCGGAATGCCAGAGGGCATTTGACAACAATTGATGATCCAGCCACACAGAGAGCAAGAGAATTCAAAGAGATCTACATGAATCTAGTGCGTAAAGATGTCTCACCAAAAGACAGAATCGACTTTCTGCTCACACTGAAGCAACTTATGTCCAACTATACTGCATATGAGTATACCAAAGACATAACAAAACTAATAGACCGAGAGATCAACCTGATCGCAATTGGGACAAAAGATTCTGACTTGAAACTACTTCGGAAGAGGATTGAACAACTCTACATGGACTTCCTCCACCAGCCCCAGTTCAACCCTAAGGTGGCATCTTATAAGAAGCCCAACTGGTCCAAAAAACATGACGCCCTGTACAAATGCACCCGCTGTATGAAGCTTCTTCCAGCCTCACGGTATCCGGTACACACTAGAATGAAAGCTTACACTGTCTGTAAATCCTGTGACTGGTTACAGAACATCGGTCATCAAAGGATTGATATGACTCCATTCACCCGTCTGCTGAAACAAGTTCAGACATCAGAAATGCAGAAAAATTGCTACTCCTCAGTATGTTTTGTATTCCAACAAATTGGAATGTTCTTCCTGACTAGTGTAATTTGGCATGGACACTCAGCAATAAGTGAGTGCAGAGATTTGGCGAAATTATCACATGTTAGATGGATGCGCGATGTTGAATGGGCGCCATGGAATACCATCCTTCTCACAGAGGAGGAAGCAACTTGCCATCTGAATATTGCAAATGTCAACGAGTTCTATAACAAGGACTTTATTGAAGCTGTGAAGCAGAAGCACATCTTGGCAAGGATCCACTTCACCCCCTTACTGAAGACAGATCACCATCTACGTAGCACTGGAGTATGGCAGAACATCACGAACATAGTCCCTCCCGTCCAGGCTTCTCCGACTCCACTTAATCCTCAGGTCATATTCAAAGAGTGA
- the LOC124353904 gene encoding centrosomal protein 20 isoform X1 translates to MSSSSANAMMHFVVLKTSLEERGQYGRLKADLHYQLMLALGLDKQLIDANKPQPPLSISMVNQLILEYLNWSGYNFSGSVFSAESSVSSNQLSREELCKQLNVKDSPSTSQLPLLLAVLTTVKEVKTKDKD, encoded by the exons ATGAGTAGCAGTTCTGCAAATGCTATGATGCATTTTGTAGTCTTGAAGACATCTCTGGAAGAGAGAGGACAGTATGGACGTCTCAAGGCTGATCTGCACTATCAGCTGATGTTAGCTCTGGGACTGGACAAACAACTGATTGATGCCAACAAACCACAGCCTCCACTCAGCATCAGCATGGTCAATCAACTGATCCTAGAGTATCTCAACTGGAGTGGCTATAACTTCTCAGGATCTGTGTTTTCTGCAG AATCGTCTGTCTCTTCAAATCAGCTGTCCAGGGAGGAGCTATGTAAACAGCTGAATGTAAAGGACTCACCCTCTACGAGCCAGTT GCCTTTGCTGCTGGCTGTCCTAACCACTGTAAAAGAGGTCAAAACCAAAGACAAGGACTGA
- the LOC124353904 gene encoding centrosomal protein 20 isoform X2: MVSEDELLNVLKTSLEERGQYGRLKADLHYQLMLALGLDKQLIDANKPQPPLSISMVNQLILEYLNWSGYNFSGSVFSAESSVSSNQLSREELCKQLNVKDSPSTSQLPLLLAVLTTVKEVKTKDKD; the protein is encoded by the exons ATGGTTTCTGAGGATGAATTACTAAACg TCTTGAAGACATCTCTGGAAGAGAGAGGACAGTATGGACGTCTCAAGGCTGATCTGCACTATCAGCTGATGTTAGCTCTGGGACTGGACAAACAACTGATTGATGCCAACAAACCACAGCCTCCACTCAGCATCAGCATGGTCAATCAACTGATCCTAGAGTATCTCAACTGGAGTGGCTATAACTTCTCAGGATCTGTGTTTTCTGCAG AATCGTCTGTCTCTTCAAATCAGCTGTCCAGGGAGGAGCTATGTAAACAGCTGAATGTAAAGGACTCACCCTCTACGAGCCAGTT GCCTTTGCTGCTGGCTGTCCTAACCACTGTAAAAGAGGTCAAAACCAAAGACAAGGACTGA